A stretch of Equus caballus isolate H_3958 breed thoroughbred chromosome 11, TB-T2T, whole genome shotgun sequence DNA encodes these proteins:
- the TBX4 gene encoding T-box transcription factor TBX4 isoform X4 → MFPSYKVKVTGMNPKTKYILLIDIVPADDHRYKFCDNKWMVAGKAEPAMPGRLYVHPDSPATGAHWMRQLVSFQKLKLTNNHLDPFGHIILNSMHKYQPRLHIVKADENNAFGSKNTAFCTHVFPETSFISVTSYQNHKITQLKIENNPFAKGFRGSDDSDLRVARLQSKEYPVISKSIMRQRLVSTQLSAKPDVSPLHGTHQALQHYQYENGAHMQFAAAEPQDLPLNTFPAQRDSSLFYHCLKRRADSGRHLDLPCKRSYLEAPSAVGEDHYFRSPPPYDQQMLSPSYCSEVTPREACMYSGSGPEIAGVSGVDDLPPPPLSCNMWTSVSPYTSYSVQTMETVPYQSFPTHFTATTMMPRLPAISAQSSQPPGNTHFSVYNQLSQSQVRERGPTASFPRERGLPAVCERKPPSPHLNAANEFLYSQSFSLSREASLQYHSGMGTVENWTDG, encoded by the exons ATGTTCCCCAGCTACAAGGTAAAAGTCACAGGCATGAACCCCAAGACCAAGTACATCCTGCTGATCGACATTGTCCCTGCGGATGACCACCGCTACAAGTTCTGTGACAACAAATG GATGGTGGCCGGGAAGGCTGAGCCCGCCATGCCAGGAAGGCTCTATGTCCACCCGGATTCTCCTGCCACTGGTGCCCACTGGATGCGGCAGCTGGTCTCTTTCCAGAAGCTGAAGCTGACAAACAACCACCTGGACCCCTTCGGCCAT ATCATCCTCAACTCCATGCACAAGTACCAGCCGCGGCTACACATCGTAAAGGCTGATGAGAACAACGCTTTTGGCTCCAAAAACACTGCCTTCTGCACCCACGTGTTCCCGGAGACCTCTTTCATCTCTGTGACCTCCTACCAGAATCACAAG ATCACACAGCTGAAAATTGAGAACAACCCTTTTGCCAAGGGATTCCGGGGCAGTGACGACAGTGACCTGCGTGTGGCCCGGCTGCAGAG cAAAGAATATCCCGTGATCTCCAAAAGCATCATGAGGCAGAGACTCGTCTCCACCCAGCTCTCAGCCAAGCCCGACGTTAGCCCCCTGCATGGCACCCACCAGGCACTCCAGCACTACCAGTATGAGAATGGGGCTCATATGCAGTTTGCTGCAGCTGAGCCACAGGACCTTCCCCTCAACACCTTCCCAGCCCAGAGGGACTCAAGCCTCTTCTATCACTGCCTGAAAAGACGAG CAGACAGTGGCCGCCACCTGGACTTACCCTGCAAGCGATCCTATCTGGAAGCTCCCTCTGCAGTGGGGGAGGATCATTATTTCCGTTCTCCCCCTCCCTACGACCAACAGATGCTGAGCCCCTCCTACTGCAGTGAGGTGACCCCAAGAGAAGCCTGTATGTACTCAGGTTCAGGGCCCGAGATTGCTGGGGTGTCTGGGGTGGACGacttgcccccacccccactgagcTGTAACATGTGGACGTCAGTCTCACCATACACAAGCTACAGCGTTCAGACAATGGAGACTGTGCCTTACCAGTCCTTTCCCACGCACTTCACCGCCACCACTATGATGCCTCGGCTGCCTGCTATCTCCGCTCAGAGCTCCCAGCCACCAGGAAACACCCACTTCAGTGTCTACAATCAGCTCTCCCAGTCTCAGGTCCGAGAGCGGGGGCCCACCGCCTCGTTCCCCAGGGAGCGCGGCCTCCCTGCAGTGTGTGAGAGGAAGCCGCCCTCTCCACACTTGAATGCTGCCAATGAGTTTCTCTACTCTCAAAGCTTCTCCTTATCCCGGGAGGCTTCCTTACAGTATCATTCAGGAATGGGGACTGTAGAGAACTGGACTGACGGATGA
- the TBX4 gene encoding T-box transcription factor TBX4 isoform X5, translated as MFPSYKVKVTGMNPKTKYILLIDIVPADDHRYKFCDNKWMVAGKAEPAMPGRLYVHPDSPATGAHWMRQLVSFQKLKLTNNHLDPFGHIILNSMHKYQPRLHIVKADENNAFGSKNTAFCTHVFPETSFISVTSYQNHKITQLKIENNPFAKGFRGSDDSDLRVARLQSKEYPVISKSIMRQRLVSTQLSAKPDVSPLHGTHQALQHYQYENGAHMQFAAAEPQDLPLNTFPAQRDSSLFYHCLKRRDSGRHLDLPCKRSYLEAPSAVGEDHYFRSPPPYDQQMLSPSYCSEVTPREACMYSGSGPEIAGVSGVDDLPPPPLSCNMWTSVSPYTSYSVQTMETVPYQSFPTHFTATTMMPRLPAISAQSSQPPGNTHFSVYNQLSQSQVRERGPTASFPRERGLPAVCERKPPSPHLNAANEFLYSQSFSLSREASLQYHSGMGTVENWTDG; from the exons ATGTTCCCCAGCTACAAGGTAAAAGTCACAGGCATGAACCCCAAGACCAAGTACATCCTGCTGATCGACATTGTCCCTGCGGATGACCACCGCTACAAGTTCTGTGACAACAAATG GATGGTGGCCGGGAAGGCTGAGCCCGCCATGCCAGGAAGGCTCTATGTCCACCCGGATTCTCCTGCCACTGGTGCCCACTGGATGCGGCAGCTGGTCTCTTTCCAGAAGCTGAAGCTGACAAACAACCACCTGGACCCCTTCGGCCAT ATCATCCTCAACTCCATGCACAAGTACCAGCCGCGGCTACACATCGTAAAGGCTGATGAGAACAACGCTTTTGGCTCCAAAAACACTGCCTTCTGCACCCACGTGTTCCCGGAGACCTCTTTCATCTCTGTGACCTCCTACCAGAATCACAAG ATCACACAGCTGAAAATTGAGAACAACCCTTTTGCCAAGGGATTCCGGGGCAGTGACGACAGTGACCTGCGTGTGGCCCGGCTGCAGAG cAAAGAATATCCCGTGATCTCCAAAAGCATCATGAGGCAGAGACTCGTCTCCACCCAGCTCTCAGCCAAGCCCGACGTTAGCCCCCTGCATGGCACCCACCAGGCACTCCAGCACTACCAGTATGAGAATGGGGCTCATATGCAGTTTGCTGCAGCTGAGCCACAGGACCTTCCCCTCAACACCTTCCCAGCCCAGAGGGACTCAAGCCTCTTCTATCACTGCCTGAAAAGACGAG ACAGTGGCCGCCACCTGGACTTACCCTGCAAGCGATCCTATCTGGAAGCTCCCTCTGCAGTGGGGGAGGATCATTATTTCCGTTCTCCCCCTCCCTACGACCAACAGATGCTGAGCCCCTCCTACTGCAGTGAGGTGACCCCAAGAGAAGCCTGTATGTACTCAGGTTCAGGGCCCGAGATTGCTGGGGTGTCTGGGGTGGACGacttgcccccacccccactgagcTGTAACATGTGGACGTCAGTCTCACCATACACAAGCTACAGCGTTCAGACAATGGAGACTGTGCCTTACCAGTCCTTTCCCACGCACTTCACCGCCACCACTATGATGCCTCGGCTGCCTGCTATCTCCGCTCAGAGCTCCCAGCCACCAGGAAACACCCACTTCAGTGTCTACAATCAGCTCTCCCAGTCTCAGGTCCGAGAGCGGGGGCCCACCGCCTCGTTCCCCAGGGAGCGCGGCCTCCCTGCAGTGTGTGAGAGGAAGCCGCCCTCTCCACACTTGAATGCTGCCAATGAGTTTCTCTACTCTCAAAGCTTCTCCTTATCCCGGGAGGCTTCCTTACAGTATCATTCAGGAATGGGGACTGTAGAGAACTGGACTGACGGATGA
- the TBX4 gene encoding T-box transcription factor TBX4 isoform X3: protein MIITKAGRRMFPSYKVKVTGMNPKTKYILLIDIVPADDHRYKFCDNKWMVAGKAEPAMPGRLYVHPDSPATGAHWMRQLVSFQKLKLTNNHLDPFGHIILNSMHKYQPRLHIVKADENNAFGSKNTAFCTHVFPETSFISVTSYQNHKITQLKIENNPFAKGFRGSDDSDLRVARLQSKEYPVISKSIMRQRLVSTQLSAKPDVSPLHGTHQALQHYQYENGAHMQFAAAEPQDLPLNTFPAQRDSSLFYHCLKRRDSGRHLDLPCKRSYLEAPSAVGEDHYFRSPPPYDQQMLSPSYCSEVTPREACMYSGSGPEIAGVSGVDDLPPPPLSCNMWTSVSPYTSYSVQTMETVPYQSFPTHFTATTMMPRLPAISAQSSQPPGNTHFSVYNQLSQSQVRERGPTASFPRERGLPAVCERKPPSPHLNAANEFLYSQSFSLSREASLQYHSGMGTVENWTDG, encoded by the exons GAGGATGTTCCCCAGCTACAAGGTAAAAGTCACAGGCATGAACCCCAAGACCAAGTACATCCTGCTGATCGACATTGTCCCTGCGGATGACCACCGCTACAAGTTCTGTGACAACAAATG GATGGTGGCCGGGAAGGCTGAGCCCGCCATGCCAGGAAGGCTCTATGTCCACCCGGATTCTCCTGCCACTGGTGCCCACTGGATGCGGCAGCTGGTCTCTTTCCAGAAGCTGAAGCTGACAAACAACCACCTGGACCCCTTCGGCCAT ATCATCCTCAACTCCATGCACAAGTACCAGCCGCGGCTACACATCGTAAAGGCTGATGAGAACAACGCTTTTGGCTCCAAAAACACTGCCTTCTGCACCCACGTGTTCCCGGAGACCTCTTTCATCTCTGTGACCTCCTACCAGAATCACAAG ATCACACAGCTGAAAATTGAGAACAACCCTTTTGCCAAGGGATTCCGGGGCAGTGACGACAGTGACCTGCGTGTGGCCCGGCTGCAGAG cAAAGAATATCCCGTGATCTCCAAAAGCATCATGAGGCAGAGACTCGTCTCCACCCAGCTCTCAGCCAAGCCCGACGTTAGCCCCCTGCATGGCACCCACCAGGCACTCCAGCACTACCAGTATGAGAATGGGGCTCATATGCAGTTTGCTGCAGCTGAGCCACAGGACCTTCCCCTCAACACCTTCCCAGCCCAGAGGGACTCAAGCCTCTTCTATCACTGCCTGAAAAGACGAG ACAGTGGCCGCCACCTGGACTTACCCTGCAAGCGATCCTATCTGGAAGCTCCCTCTGCAGTGGGGGAGGATCATTATTTCCGTTCTCCCCCTCCCTACGACCAACAGATGCTGAGCCCCTCCTACTGCAGTGAGGTGACCCCAAGAGAAGCCTGTATGTACTCAGGTTCAGGGCCCGAGATTGCTGGGGTGTCTGGGGTGGACGacttgcccccacccccactgagcTGTAACATGTGGACGTCAGTCTCACCATACACAAGCTACAGCGTTCAGACAATGGAGACTGTGCCTTACCAGTCCTTTCCCACGCACTTCACCGCCACCACTATGATGCCTCGGCTGCCTGCTATCTCCGCTCAGAGCTCCCAGCCACCAGGAAACACCCACTTCAGTGTCTACAATCAGCTCTCCCAGTCTCAGGTCCGAGAGCGGGGGCCCACCGCCTCGTTCCCCAGGGAGCGCGGCCTCCCTGCAGTGTGTGAGAGGAAGCCGCCCTCTCCACACTTGAATGCTGCCAATGAGTTTCTCTACTCTCAAAGCTTCTCCTTATCCCGGGAGGCTTCCTTACAGTATCATTCAGGAATGGGGACTGTAGAGAACTGGACTGACGGATGA